The following are encoded together in the Salvia hispanica cultivar TCC Black 2014 chromosome 6, UniMelb_Shisp_WGS_1.0, whole genome shotgun sequence genome:
- the LOC125193353 gene encoding probable carboxylesterase 6: MSAMTMGTNLSRLQMKSKAPQVVEEIEGLIKVYNDGHVERPEIVPNVGCSLAPDLGVTCREAIIDQYTHLWARIYVPTAANKLPLLLYFHGGGFCVGSASWSCYHELLPKLAARAACAVVSVNYRLAPEHPLPAAYDDGVKAAVWAKQQEFAGEWWAGRCDFSRFFLGGDSAGANIAYNVGLRANSAGVGVRGLVLIQPFFGGEARTRSEMCAARPAAALTVAASDAYWRMALPAGAGRDHPWCSAAGSAGEMRQAGAAVLVCVAEADILRDRNLEFCGGLAREGVRVEQVVSKGVGHAFQILNKSQLAQTRLHELLSHVKNFVGR, from the coding sequence ATGTCTGCGATGACAATGGGCACAAATCTGAGCAGACTCCAAATGAAAAGCAAAGCTCCCCAAGTAGTTGAGGAAATTGAGGGCCTCATTAAGGTATACAACGACGGCCACGTGGAGCGCCCCGAAATCGTGCCAAATGTCGGGTGCTCATTGGCCCCTGACCTCGGGGTCACTTGCCGCGAGGCGATCATCGACCAGTACACCCATCTCTGGGCACGCATCTACGTCCCAACCGCCGCCAACAAACTGCCCTTGCTCCTCTACTTCCACGGCGGCGGATTCTGCGTCGGCTCCGCATCCTGGAGCTGCTACCACGAACTTCTCCCCAAGCTCGCCGCCAGAGCCGCCTGCGCCGTTGTCTCCGTCAACTACAGGCTGGCGCCGGAGCACCCCCTCCCCGCCGCCTACGACGACGGCGTCAAGGCGGCGGTCTGGGCCAAGCAGCAGGAGTTCGCCGGCGAGTGGTGGGCCGGAAGATGCGATTTCTCTCGATTCTTCCTCGGCGGCGACAGCGCCGGCGCGAACATCGCTTATAATGTGGGGCTGAGGGCGAATTCAGCCGGCGTCGGAGTCAGGGGTTTGGTGTTGATACAGCCGTTTTTCGGCGGCGAGGCGCGGACGCGGTCGGAGATGTGCGCGGCGCGGCCGGCGGCGGCGCTGACAGTGGCGGCGTCGGACGCGTACTGGCGGATGGCGCTGCCGGCGGGGGCGGGGCGCGACCACCCGTGGTGCAGTGCGGCGGGATCGGCGGGGGAGATGCGGCAGGCGGGGGCGGCGGTGTTGGTTTGCGTGGCGGAGGCGGATATATTGAGGGATCGGAATTTGGAATTTTGCGGCGGATTGGCGAGGGAAGGGGTGAGGGTGGAGCAAGTGGTGAGTAAAGGCGTTGGGCATGCTTTTCAGATTCTGAATAAGTCGCAATTGGCTCAAACGCGACTTCATGAGTTGTTGTCGCATGTAAAGAATTTTGTGGGTAGATGA